A region of Solibacillus isronensis DNA encodes the following proteins:
- a CDS encoding GerAB/ArcD/ProY family transporter, translating into MSRFYYYLILINMVANIIASVPAILLHSHKDGAVSSMILGAIAGVVLVTIYTRFFISFPGMTLPELLQKTTSKWFYLPFVFSLAVLWFTAGLITLITFTFLLIRFLTPEMPIIQICLTIILAVIFGCVMKTERVFYTIEVIILITCPLILLIFFKAYSAQNLNWDFVKEAALYINQMPNFHSFSACFFLFLGAANLFVFNRFFTGKQTFGFKQIMILVFISIATLFTTYFIPIGFNGFENIDELVYPWIMTTDSLRMDFFVIERVLFIFLLFYLGIAFLSILIHWHAAMEFLKFVFKLEKIKYKGKIVGTLLPIPFFIVISLVIVRKINEYQLHHYTKYFYNILVFIFPIMVVLFFFIKRRMKNAESLYKN; encoded by the coding sequence ATGAGTCGATTTTATTACTACTTAATATTGATTAATATGGTGGCGAATATTATCGCTTCTGTCCCTGCAATTCTTCTCCATTCCCATAAGGATGGGGCGGTTTCTTCGATGATTCTGGGGGCAATAGCAGGCGTCGTTCTTGTGACGATATATACACGCTTTTTTATTTCCTTTCCCGGAATGACGTTGCCTGAACTACTGCAAAAAACAACATCCAAATGGTTTTACTTGCCGTTCGTTTTCTCGCTTGCTGTCCTATGGTTTACAGCAGGCTTAATTACGTTAATAACCTTTACATTTCTTCTTATCCGTTTCTTGACGCCGGAAATGCCCATTATTCAAATTTGCCTGACGATTATTTTGGCGGTCATCTTTGGCTGTGTTATGAAAACAGAGCGTGTTTTCTATACAATTGAAGTAATAATACTCATAACATGCCCACTAATTCTTTTAATCTTTTTTAAAGCGTACAGTGCCCAAAATTTAAATTGGGATTTTGTAAAGGAAGCTGCTTTATATATCAATCAAATGCCTAATTTTCATTCATTTTCCGCCTGCTTTTTTTTATTTTTGGGGGCGGCCAATCTGTTTGTTTTCAATCGCTTTTTTACAGGGAAACAGACTTTTGGCTTTAAGCAAATTATGATACTTGTGTTCATATCGATTGCGACTTTATTTACAACATACTTTATCCCAATAGGCTTCAATGGTTTTGAAAATATTGATGAGCTTGTTTATCCGTGGATTATGACAACTGACTCGTTAAGGATGGATTTTTTTGTAATTGAGCGTGTACTATTTATTTTCCTGCTGTTTTATTTGGGCATCGCTTTTTTAAGCATTCTTATCCATTGGCATGCAGCGATGGAATTTTTGAAATTCGTCTTTAAGCTGGAAAAAATAAAATATAAAGGAAAGATTGTTGGCACTTTACTTCCAATACCGTTTTTCATCGTTATTTCTTTAGTAATAGTGCGTAAAATAAATGAATATCAGCTACACCATTACACGAAGTATTTTTATAACATATTAGTATTTATATTCCCTATAATGGTCGTTCTATTTTTCTTTATAAAAAGGAGGATGAAAAATGCCGAATCCCTTTATAAAAACTAA
- a CDS encoding spore germination protein: MSSAETVKWITEQLANTNELTKKTLEDEGKHALLFYIKPLINMELLQQVIIKPFFEMTTETKFIQYLKALPQYQESSSKEQLQMELLSGNMLIVIQNEYYLLDLKFSTNDQVNTTSVEMTIHGSQLALSDNLATNINIIRTNYHQQSLYVEYLVLGEVNQQKLAIIYDQEKVNKKVLKAIQERLQKIDKRLITSTTQLNNFLNNRRISLFPHMIMTERPDRIAYNLSGGKVVLLLDANPQALAAPVYFFDFMTTMEDNYHTFFISFFLRMLRYIGLIISLLLPGLYIGITSFAPEVFRTELALTIAGSRIGVPFSSFIEVLFMLLFMEMLLEASIRLPKAVSATATTVGGLILGTAVTEASLASNVMVILVSAVAISTFVIPVNEMAFAIRIVRLFFIITTTIFGLAGLTLGLFAFIMYLVSIDSFGEPYLKISPSKTSKGKSGGNT, from the coding sequence ATGTCTTCTGCAGAAACCGTTAAGTGGATCACCGAACAGCTCGCGAATACGAACGAATTAACGAAGAAGACCTTAGAAGATGAAGGAAAACATGCTTTGCTATTTTATATCAAGCCATTGATTAATATGGAATTGCTACAGCAAGTCATTATTAAACCCTTTTTCGAAATGACGACAGAAACAAAATTTATCCAATATTTGAAGGCATTGCCGCAGTACCAGGAAAGCAGTTCTAAAGAACAGCTGCAAATGGAATTATTAAGCGGGAATATGCTCATTGTTATTCAAAATGAATATTATTTGCTGGATTTGAAATTTTCCACAAACGATCAGGTGAATACAACATCCGTGGAAATGACAATCCATGGCTCGCAACTCGCGCTTAGCGACAATCTCGCAACAAATATAAATATCATTCGTACGAATTATCATCAGCAATCTTTGTATGTGGAATATTTAGTTTTAGGAGAAGTCAATCAGCAAAAGCTCGCCATTATTTACGATCAGGAAAAAGTAAATAAAAAGGTATTAAAGGCGATTCAGGAAAGACTCCAGAAAATTGATAAACGACTCATAACCTCTACAACGCAATTGAATAATTTTTTGAATAATAGACGTATCTCGTTATTTCCTCATATGATTATGACGGAACGACCCGACCGCATCGCATATAATCTTTCAGGCGGCAAAGTTGTCCTGCTATTGGATGCAAATCCTCAAGCACTTGCAGCACCAGTGTATTTTTTCGATTTTATGACGACAATGGAGGACAATTACCACACATTTTTTATTTCTTTTTTTTTAAGAATGCTTCGCTATATCGGGTTAATCATTAGTCTGCTTTTGCCGGGCCTATATATTGGCATTACATCATTTGCACCGGAAGTATTCAGAACGGAACTGGCACTGACAATCGCCGGCAGTAGAATTGGGGTTCCATTTTCATCATTCATAGAAGTGCTGTTTATGCTCCTTTTTATGGAAATGCTATTAGAAGCAAGTATTCGGCTCCCGAAAGCTGTAAGTGCTACTGCCACTACTGTAGGCGGATTAATTTTAGGTACTGCCGTAACAGAGGCATCACTTGCATCAAATGTCATGGTTATCCTAGTTTCCGCTGTAGCGATCTCAACCTTTGTCATACCGGTAAATGAAATGGCGTTTGCAATTCGTATAGTACGACTATTTTTTATCATTACGACAACGATCTTTGGATTAGCAGGATTAACACTTGGCTTATTTGCATTTATTATGTATTTAGTAAGTATTGACAGCTTTGGAGAACCATATCTAAAAATTTCCCCTTCAAAAACGAGCAAGGGAAAATCAGGAGGAAATACATGA
- the leuD gene encoding 3-isopropylmalate dehydratase small subunit, whose protein sequence is MKPINIVNSIYAPLDRKNVDTDQIISKEFLKRIERTGFGQFVFYHWRFDKEGNPVEDFVLNKPEYNGAEILVAQDNFGCGSSREHAPWAILDYGFRVVIAPSFADIFHNNCFKNGILPIKLNEAECDELLEKGLANAQAIEVNLEKQTVTTGYGKTYSFTIDPYYKQMLLNGWDEISLTFQYEEQIAAFEKNRIAY, encoded by the coding sequence ATGAAACCGATTAATATTGTAAATAGCATCTATGCACCACTTGACCGTAAAAACGTCGATACAGACCAGATCATTTCGAAAGAATTTTTAAAGCGTATTGAGCGTACTGGTTTCGGACAATTTGTATTTTACCATTGGCGATTTGATAAAGAAGGAAATCCAGTCGAGGATTTTGTATTAAATAAACCGGAATATAATGGAGCGGAAATTTTGGTGGCCCAAGATAATTTTGGCTGTGGTTCTTCACGTGAGCATGCACCGTGGGCAATACTGGATTATGGCTTCCGTGTTGTGATCGCACCAAGCTTCGCGGATATTTTCCATAACAACTGCTTCAAAAATGGAATTTTACCGATTAAGCTGAATGAAGCCGAATGTGATGAGCTTTTAGAAAAAGGCCTCGCTAATGCTCAGGCGATTGAAGTAAATTTAGAGAAACAAACTGTCACAACCGGTTATGGTAAAACATATTCCTTTACGATAGATCCATATTATAAACAGATGCTGTTAAATGGCTGGGATGAAATTTCGTTGACATTCCAATACGAAGAACAAATCGCGGCATTTGAGAAAAACCGCATTGCCTATTAA
- the leuC gene encoding 3-isopropylmalate dehydratase large subunit, whose translation MGKNIIEKVWEQHVVHREEGKPDLLYIDLHLIHEVTSPQAFEGLRLAGRKVRRTDLSFATMDHNVPTKNLPTINDPIAKKQIMTLAENAKEFGIELADIGHPDQGIVHVIGPELGLTQPGKTIVCGDSHTATHGAFGAIAFGIGTSEVEHVLSTQTLWQLKPPTMEIRVNGELGIGVTAKDIILAIIAKWGIGVGTGHIVEYTGEAIRKLSMEERMTICNMSIEAGAKAGLISPDETTVEFLRGRRHVPQGEKFEEAAKYWLSLASDADATYDVVLEIDAQEIEPIVTWGTNPAMGVGVSKTVPTAADYDNETDRSALNKALKYMDLQEGQKITDIEIQHVFIGSCTNSRINDLRAAAEIVKGEKLAPGVKGIVVPGSWSTKRQAEEEGLHQIFLDAGFEWRESGCSACLGMNEDVIPAGERCASTSNRNFEGRQGAGARTHLVSPAMAAAAAIHGRFVDVRKLQKQEA comes from the coding sequence ATGGGGAAAAATATTATTGAAAAAGTGTGGGAACAGCATGTCGTACATCGTGAAGAAGGAAAGCCGGACTTACTTTATATCGACCTGCATTTAATTCATGAAGTAACAAGTCCTCAAGCATTCGAAGGACTACGCCTGGCAGGACGGAAAGTGCGTCGTACAGATCTATCGTTCGCAACAATGGATCATAACGTACCTACAAAAAACCTGCCGACGATTAACGATCCAATCGCAAAAAAACAAATTATGACACTTGCTGAAAATGCAAAAGAGTTCGGCATCGAATTAGCGGATATCGGTCATCCGGATCAAGGGATTGTTCACGTTATTGGACCGGAATTAGGTCTTACACAACCTGGTAAAACAATTGTTTGCGGTGATTCACATACAGCAACTCACGGTGCATTCGGCGCAATCGCATTCGGAATCGGTACTTCGGAAGTAGAACATGTACTTTCGACACAAACATTATGGCAATTAAAGCCGCCAACAATGGAAATCCGTGTTAACGGTGAACTTGGTATTGGGGTAACAGCAAAAGATATCATTTTAGCAATCATTGCAAAATGGGGAATCGGTGTCGGTACAGGACATATCGTAGAGTATACAGGTGAAGCAATCCGCAAGCTTTCTATGGAAGAGCGTATGACAATCTGTAATATGTCAATTGAAGCAGGAGCAAAAGCAGGCCTGATTTCACCGGATGAAACGACAGTTGAATTTTTACGCGGTCGCCGTCATGTTCCTCAAGGTGAAAAATTTGAGGAAGCGGCAAAATACTGGTTAAGTCTTGCTTCTGATGCTGATGCAACATATGATGTTGTTCTTGAAATCGACGCTCAGGAAATTGAACCGATTGTAACTTGGGGTACAAATCCAGCGATGGGTGTCGGCGTTTCGAAAACAGTTCCTACTGCTGCTGATTATGACAATGAAACGGATAGATCTGCATTAAACAAAGCACTGAAATATATGGATTTACAAGAAGGCCAAAAAATTACGGATATTGAAATTCAACATGTATTTATCGGATCTTGTACGAACTCCCGTATTAATGACTTACGTGCAGCTGCTGAAATTGTAAAAGGCGAAAAGCTTGCACCGGGTGTAAAAGGGATTGTAGTTCCTGGTTCTTGGTCGACAAAACGCCAGGCAGAAGAAGAAGGGCTACATCAAATTTTCCTTGATGCCGGTTTTGAATGGCGCGAATCAGGCTGTTCTGCTTGCTTAGGGATGAATGAAGATGTTATTCCAGCGGGTGAGCGTTGTGCTTCAACATCTAACCGTAACTTTGAAGGACGTCAAGGTGCAGGTGCCCGAACACATCTTGTATCACCAGCGATGGCAGCAGCTGCTGCAATTCACGGACGTTTTGTCGATGTTCGTAAGCTACAAAAGCAGGAAGCATAA